The Euphorbia lathyris chromosome 3, ddEupLath1.1, whole genome shotgun sequence genome contains a region encoding:
- the LOC136223428 gene encoding B3 domain-containing protein Os05g0481400-like isoform X1, with protein sequence MEKTEKRVRIKRRYSDSKTKHANTAHAGKCICYRQNKPAIDRRTSPGQNKSASVIRAGEVQSNLESAFPSFVKCLVRSHIGSCFWMVS encoded by the exons ATGGAGAAAACTGAAAAGCGTGTTAGGATCAAGAGAAGGTATTCAGATTCCAAAACTAAGCAT GCAAATACTGCTCATGCAGGGAAATGTATATG CTATAGGCAAAATAAGCCTGCAATTGATAGAAGGACATCTCCTGGGCAGAACAAATCAGCATCTGTTATTCGAGCAGGGGAGGTTCAATCAAATCTTGAATCAGCTTTCCCTAGCTTCGTGAAATGTTTGGTTAGATCACACATTGGTAGTTGTTTTTGGATGGTAAGCTAA
- the LOC136223428 gene encoding B3 domain-containing protein Os05g0481400-like isoform X2 — MEKTEKRVRIKRRYSDSKTKHANTAHAGKCIWQNKPAIDRRTSPGQNKSASVIRAGEVQSNLESAFPSFVKCLVRSHIGSCFWMVS, encoded by the exons ATGGAGAAAACTGAAAAGCGTGTTAGGATCAAGAGAAGGTATTCAGATTCCAAAACTAAGCAT GCAAATACTGCTCATGCAGGGAAATGTATATG GCAAAATAAGCCTGCAATTGATAGAAGGACATCTCCTGGGCAGAACAAATCAGCATCTGTTATTCGAGCAGGGGAGGTTCAATCAAATCTTGAATCAGCTTTCCCTAGCTTCGTGAAATGTTTGGTTAGATCACACATTGGTAGTTGTTTTTGGATGGTAAGCTAA